Proteins encoded together in one Paramagnetospirillum magnetotacticum MS-1 window:
- a CDS encoding class I SAM-dependent methyltransferase, with the protein MTALDYQGGELALFAHAVNWKRYFSSKITPYLGESVLEVGAGLGTTTVALYSGQSRWVCLEPDPQMAKRLGDAVTQGMLPVQCRIQAGTTSDLIAADQGERYDSVIYIDVLEHIEDDSGELARAFALLRPSGTLVVLSPAFQWLYTAFDHAIGHVRRYDRDRLTAIAPAGAASVRMSYLDSVGMAASMANRLLLRSGMPTLGQVLTWDRWMVPASRYFDPLIGGRFGKSILAVWRR; encoded by the coding sequence ATGACCGCGCTTGATTATCAGGGCGGCGAGTTGGCCCTGTTCGCGCATGCCGTTAATTGGAAGCGCTATTTCAGTTCGAAAATCACCCCCTATCTTGGGGAGTCGGTGCTGGAAGTGGGGGCCGGGCTCGGAACGACGACCGTCGCTCTTTACAGCGGACAGTCTCGCTGGGTCTGCCTGGAACCCGACCCCCAAATGGCGAAGAGGCTGGGGGATGCGGTGACACAAGGCATGCTTCCCGTCCAATGCCGGATCCAGGCTGGCACGACCTCCGATCTGATCGCCGCCGACCAGGGCGAGCGCTACGACAGCGTAATCTATATCGATGTTCTGGAGCATATTGAGGATGACTCCGGTGAATTGGCGAGGGCTTTCGCCCTCCTGCGGCCGAGCGGGACGCTGGTGGTGCTGTCGCCGGCATTCCAATGGCTCTACACTGCCTTCGATCACGCCATTGGCCATGTCAGACGCTACGACCGCGACCGTTTGACGGCCATCGCCCCTGCTGGCGCCGCATCGGTGCGAATGAGCTATCTCGATAGCGTCGGCATGGCGGCATCCATGGCCAACCGGTTGCTATTGCGCTCCGGCATGCCCACTTTGGGGCAGGTGCTAACCTGGGATCGCTGGATGGTTCCCGCGTCGCGATACTTCGATCCGTTGATCGGCGGCCGGTTCGGAAAATCCATTCTCGCCGTTTGGAGGCGTTAG
- a CDS encoding glycosyltransferase has translation MKVCFVIPIFNDWVSLERLLRGIDESMLVSGASARVLVVDDGSTLSDDDAGWAFRSYKAIEQVEILRLACNLGHQKAIAIGLSVAAGFEDCGYVVIMDGDGEDDPADLPRFLATMRDSKAPIVLAHRAKRSEGLLFRAFYIVYKLLFRQLTGQSLSFGNYCAMTNASARRLAFMPILWNSLPATCLRSKLPYTTIPVVRGRRYAGEAKMRFVDLILHGMQAITTFSDTVLVRLSLAAVLAVLAAIFAVVMVRFWEPGWIVPGWASNMVGFLVLSLVTILFGLLSTSLLALQERCNMPLIPFLHSEHYIRDVRKVWPCQ, from the coding sequence ACTGGGTATCGTTAGAGCGCCTGCTGAGGGGTATTGACGAGTCGATGCTAGTGAGTGGTGCCAGCGCCCGGGTGCTGGTCGTTGACGATGGTTCCACTCTTTCCGACGATGACGCAGGCTGGGCCTTTCGTTCCTACAAGGCCATTGAGCAGGTCGAAATCCTGCGGCTGGCCTGTAATCTCGGACACCAGAAAGCGATTGCCATAGGACTCAGTGTGGCTGCCGGATTCGAGGATTGCGGCTATGTGGTGATCATGGATGGGGACGGTGAGGATGATCCCGCCGATCTTCCGCGCTTTCTTGCCACGATGCGAGATAGCAAGGCGCCCATCGTTCTGGCCCATCGCGCCAAACGCTCGGAAGGGCTGTTGTTTCGCGCATTCTATATTGTGTACAAGCTGCTGTTCCGCCAATTGACAGGGCAGAGCCTGTCCTTCGGCAACTACTGTGCCATGACCAATGCCTCAGCCCGCCGGCTGGCCTTCATGCCTATTTTATGGAACAGCCTGCCCGCTACCTGCCTGCGCTCTAAATTGCCTTACACGACCATACCGGTGGTCCGGGGGCGGCGTTATGCCGGTGAGGCAAAGATGAGATTCGTCGACTTGATCCTGCACGGCATGCAGGCGATCACCACGTTTTCCGACACGGTTCTGGTTCGTTTGTCTCTTGCGGCGGTGCTGGCGGTGCTGGCCGCAATTTTTGCTGTTGTCATGGTTCGCTTTTGGGAGCCGGGATGGATCGTCCCTGGCTGGGCCAGCAACATGGTCGGCTTCCTGGTCCTGTCCCTGGTGACGATCCTGTTCGGGCTGCTGTCCACCAGCCTCCTGGCATTGCAAGAACGCTGCAATATGCCGTTGATCCCGTTTCTTCATTCCGAACATTACATACGGGACGTGCGAAAGGTGTGGCCGTGTCAATGA